One Carya illinoinensis cultivar Pawnee chromosome 5, C.illinoinensisPawnee_v1, whole genome shotgun sequence genomic window, CATCCTCTACCCCGATTGGCCAGAGGCACTGAGTTTGCTTTCTCCATGAAAACAATCTCTCTTCCATCTCCGTATACTTGGGACGGTGCTTCGCGCTGTACCTACGCTTCTTCTTTTACGACTCCATACAAAGTTATTATAATGGGCAGGAGCAAGAAGCAGCCTACACCTCCATCTCCTAGGGTTTTATTTCTTATCATTCTCATTTGCTTTATCAACTAGTACTTTTCCATTTACTTCGACACCCGTTTCCCCACCCTTTCGCGTCATTTCATTAATATTTGATGTAAGGAGTAAGACtggttattatatatttattttttgagcaaATTAGAAGGAAAAGATTTAGCGAGTTTTGTACCATCAGATGTATTTTGATaaaatgcattatatatatatatatatatatatatatattttggtgtGAATTATGATAATAAAAGCAACTTGAGAACAGTCTGGATGCCAATGCTCTGTAAACCATATCTAATTTTGAGCTAAGAGCGTTAGTCTAAGTGTGTATAAAAGGTAGGGAGCGTTGCAGCTTACTACTGAGAATTGATACTTCTCTTCACTTTAGACTGCATGTAAGAGGCGTTATGTTGACAGGGTTCGGAGCCAACTCCTCCCAGAATTACTTCAAATGTAAAGCAGAATCTACAGTTTGTAAGGTTATGGAAGGTAGGTTACCTGCGAAGATATTTAAAGCTGACATTCATAAACGTATTCTCAAGCTCACCTGGCAAAGCTCTTGTAGGAGTTTCAAAAAAGGAAGTCTGGACAATCTAAGCCTGCTACCAGTTATCGCAGAAAAAAGGTGCAGAAGGAGGATCTTCCAGAGGATACCGAATACTATCGCGATCCTACCATGACCCTCTACTAGTAATAATCTTTTCAggtttctttctcattttcatttGCCATCTTAATTATCTTATGCCTTTCGGAGAAGTATTTTCCTTGTTTGCTAAATTTCTTCTACAGTACAAACCAGGGTATAGATAGTGCAGTCCCCGTCTTGCTTGTTGATGGCTATAATGTATGTGGATACTGGATGAAGTTGAAGAAATA contains:
- the LOC122308760 gene encoding uncharacterized protein LOC122308760 isoform X3, with the protein product MKTISLPSPYTWDGASRCTYASSFTTPYKVIIMGRSKKQPTPPSPRGSEPTPPRITSNVKQNLQFVRLWKEFQKRKSGQSKPATSYRRKKVQKEDLPEDTEYYRDPTMTLYYTNQGIDSAVPVLLVDGYNVCGYWMKLKKYFMKGRLDISRQKLIDELVTFSMLREVKVVVVFDAMMSGLPTHKENFAGLSQQAQLHSFEDMFSAYLCNEDSVDELTAKHRSLSM
- the LOC122308760 gene encoding uncharacterized protein YacP isoform X2, with protein sequence MKTISLPSPYTWDGASRCTYASSFTTPYKVIIMGRSKKQPTPPSPRGSEPTPPRITSNVKQNLQFVRLWKEFQKRKSGQSKPATSYRRKKVQKEDLPEDTEYYRDPTMTLYYTNQGIDSAVPVLLVDGYNVCGYWMKLKKYFMKGRLDISRQKLIDELVTFSMLREVKVVVVFDAMMSGLPTHKENFAGIDVVYSGESCADAWIEKEVVELKEDGCPKVWVATSDHCQQQAAYGAGAFVWSSKALISEIKASQREVERMLQEQRSTSFQG